A single Lactuca sativa cultivar Salinas chromosome 8, Lsat_Salinas_v11, whole genome shotgun sequence DNA region contains:
- the LOC111913939 gene encoding uncharacterized protein LOC111913939 isoform X2 produces the protein MASKSSIVPDIVWNWIIETLATYEQTDASTLIGLVRMAPAISGDLGKDAKEVVSLRILESLFPQTGDEAVVDADAGQNGKITFDSSERCEDVLNKILRETPEHSARFEKEKWDVRSFLTHKRSSLPKCVLKKLKDMLLESSHPLLTSLKEKSKLVIPNASQNTSPVNDENLDVQDTVAKDDTNILNPRKYNDKFQENELQKADQQQLHFNNEKSPQDTHEKRVSVDNMENLESAVKLKDNKNVESNALDEDEHLNKDENSMEQDGDQTDSLMNLCVKCNEGGELLVCSSDSCPLQVHESCLGFAITFDENSNFFCPFCTYSRAISEYQEAKRKASQARNDLQAFSSFTVKKGSRPNESFKKPSEFEKNENRKQTGAFGETSEGNVANQSMREDEGKKKVKVNGNVNESDLVSRHVDKDIPQPSTPKRKFKEKESQMEIIESSSSRELRKRKAQYTPPVVVPLLRRKPIPWTKSEEETLKVWRDIQVSMIKKFHGRRFWILDTKCSTKDVLL, from the exons ATGGCGTCCAAGAGCTCTATTGTTCCTGACATTGTATGGAATTGGAtcattgaaaccctagcaactTATGAACAAACAGATGCGTCTACTTTAATAG GTCTAGTGAGAATGGCTCCTGCAATCTCAGGTGATCTAGGAAAAGATGCAAAGGAGGTTGTCTCTTTAAGAATCTTGGAGAGCTTGTTTCCTCAAACTGGTGATGAAGCTGTAGTTGATGCTGATGCAGGTCAAAATGGTAAAATCACTTTTGATTCATCAGAACGCTGTGAAGATGTCCTTAACAAGATATTACGTGAG ACACCTGAGCATTCGGCtagatttgaaaaagaaaaatgggACGTTCGTTCCTTTTTAACACATAAAAGGTCATCTTTGCCTAAATGTGTCTTGAAAAAG TTGAAGGACATGCTTCTTGAAAGTAGTCACCCACTTCTCACATCATTGAAAGAAAAGAGTAAACTGGTAATTCCAAATGCATCTCAAAATACAAGTCCAGTGAATGATGAGAATCTTGATGTCCAAGATACAGTAGCTAAAGATGATACAAACATTTTGAACCCAAGAAAATATAAtgacaagtttcaagaaaatGAGTTGCAAAAAGCTGATCAACAGCAGCTTcattttaataatgaaaaatcGCCCCAAGACACACATGAGAAAAGGGTATCTGTTGATAACATGGAGAATCTAGAGTCTGCTGTTAAATTAAAAGACAACAAAAATGTTGAATCAAATGcattggatgaagatgaacatttAAACAAAGATGAAAACTCCATGGAACAAGATGGTGATCAAACAGATTCCTTGATGAATCTTTGTGTGAAGTGTAATGAAGGTGGTGAGTTGTTAGTTTGTAGTTCTGATTCCTGCCCATTACAGGTTCATGAGAGTTGTTTAGGGTTTGCTATCACATTtgatgaaaattcaaactttttctGCCCATTTTGTACGTATTCTCGTGCAATTTCAGAGTATCAGGAAGCTAAAAGAAAGGCTTCACAAGCCAGAAATGATCTACAAGCTTTTTCTAGCTTCACAGTTAAAAAGGGTAGTAGACCTAATGAATCCTTTAAGAAACCAAGTGAATTTGAGAAAAATGAAAACAGAAAACAAACAGGAGCATTTGGTGAAACAAGTGAAGGAAATGTAGCCAATCAAAGTATGAGAGAAGATGAaggtaaaaagaaagtcaaagtcaatggcaATGTCAATGAGAGTGACCTTGTTAGTAGACATGTGGATAAAGATATTCCACAACCAAGCACACCGAAACGGAAATTTAAGGAAAAAGAAAGTCAAATGGAAATTATTGAGTCTAGTTCCTCAAGAGAACTCCGCAAGAGGAAAGCACAATA TACCCCTCCGGTAGTTGTTCCTTTGTTGAGACGAAAACCAATCCCATGGACAAAATCAGAGGAAGAAACACTCAAG GTGTGGAGAGATATTCAAGTGTCAATGATAAAAAAATTCCATGGAAGgagattttggattttggacaCAAAGTGTTCCACAAAGGACGTACTACTATAG
- the LOC111913939 gene encoding uncharacterized protein LOC111913939 isoform X1 — protein MASKSSIVPDIVWNWIIETLATYEQTDASTLIGLVRMAPAISGDLGKDAKEVVSLRILESLFPQTGDEAVVDADAGQNGKITFDSSERCEDVLNKILRETPEHSARFEKEKWDVRSFLTHKRSSLPKCVLKKLKDMLLESSHPLLTSLKEKSKLVIPNASQNTSPVNDENLDVQDTVAKDDTNILNPRKYNDKFQENELQKADQQQLHFNNEKSPQDTHEKRVSVDNMENLESAVKLKDNKNVESNALDEDEHLNKDENSMEQDGDQTDSLMNLCVKCNEGGELLVCSSDSCPLQVHESCLGFAITFDENSNFFCPFCTYSRAISEYQEAKRKASQARNDLQAFSSFTVKKGSRPNESFKKPSEFEKNENRKQTGAFGETSEGNVANQSMREDEGKKKVKVNGNVNESDLVSRHVDKDIPQPSTPKRKFKEKESQMEIIESSSSRELRKRKAQYTPPVVVPLLRRKPIPWTKSEEETLKEGVERYSSVNDKKIPWKEILDFGHKVFHKGRTTIDLKDKWRNICKGTK, from the exons ATGGCGTCCAAGAGCTCTATTGTTCCTGACATTGTATGGAATTGGAtcattgaaaccctagcaactTATGAACAAACAGATGCGTCTACTTTAATAG GTCTAGTGAGAATGGCTCCTGCAATCTCAGGTGATCTAGGAAAAGATGCAAAGGAGGTTGTCTCTTTAAGAATCTTGGAGAGCTTGTTTCCTCAAACTGGTGATGAAGCTGTAGTTGATGCTGATGCAGGTCAAAATGGTAAAATCACTTTTGATTCATCAGAACGCTGTGAAGATGTCCTTAACAAGATATTACGTGAG ACACCTGAGCATTCGGCtagatttgaaaaagaaaaatgggACGTTCGTTCCTTTTTAACACATAAAAGGTCATCTTTGCCTAAATGTGTCTTGAAAAAG TTGAAGGACATGCTTCTTGAAAGTAGTCACCCACTTCTCACATCATTGAAAGAAAAGAGTAAACTGGTAATTCCAAATGCATCTCAAAATACAAGTCCAGTGAATGATGAGAATCTTGATGTCCAAGATACAGTAGCTAAAGATGATACAAACATTTTGAACCCAAGAAAATATAAtgacaagtttcaagaaaatGAGTTGCAAAAAGCTGATCAACAGCAGCTTcattttaataatgaaaaatcGCCCCAAGACACACATGAGAAAAGGGTATCTGTTGATAACATGGAGAATCTAGAGTCTGCTGTTAAATTAAAAGACAACAAAAATGTTGAATCAAATGcattggatgaagatgaacatttAAACAAAGATGAAAACTCCATGGAACAAGATGGTGATCAAACAGATTCCTTGATGAATCTTTGTGTGAAGTGTAATGAAGGTGGTGAGTTGTTAGTTTGTAGTTCTGATTCCTGCCCATTACAGGTTCATGAGAGTTGTTTAGGGTTTGCTATCACATTtgatgaaaattcaaactttttctGCCCATTTTGTACGTATTCTCGTGCAATTTCAGAGTATCAGGAAGCTAAAAGAAAGGCTTCACAAGCCAGAAATGATCTACAAGCTTTTTCTAGCTTCACAGTTAAAAAGGGTAGTAGACCTAATGAATCCTTTAAGAAACCAAGTGAATTTGAGAAAAATGAAAACAGAAAACAAACAGGAGCATTTGGTGAAACAAGTGAAGGAAATGTAGCCAATCAAAGTATGAGAGAAGATGAaggtaaaaagaaagtcaaagtcaatggcaATGTCAATGAGAGTGACCTTGTTAGTAGACATGTGGATAAAGATATTCCACAACCAAGCACACCGAAACGGAAATTTAAGGAAAAAGAAAGTCAAATGGAAATTATTGAGTCTAGTTCCTCAAGAGAACTCCGCAAGAGGAAAGCACAATA TACCCCTCCGGTAGTTGTTCCTTTGTTGAGACGAAAACCAATCCCATGGACAAAATCAGAGGAAGAAACACTCAAG GAAGGTGTGGAGAGATATTCAAGTGTCAATGATAAAAAAATTCCATGGAAGgagattttggattttggacaCAAAGTGTTCCACAAAGGACGTACTACTATAGACCTAAAAGATAAATGGAGAAACATATGCAAAGGAACAAAATGA
- the LOC111913940 gene encoding adenylosuccinate synthetase, chloroplastic — translation MNISSVKLETNPSATAFRSLNGNVRGYTTTGLPHVSLHHHSYHRRNASIACSASPIVTLEERKGEIPSRIGSLGQVSGVLGCQWGDEGKGKLVDILAKHFDVVARCQGGANAGHTIYNSEGKKFALHLVPSGILNEETMCVIGNGVVVHLPGLFQEIDNLESNGVSCKGRILISDRAHLLFDYHQEIDGLREAELAKSFIGTTKRGIGPCYSSKVIRNGIRVCDLKHMDTFPDKLDLLLSDAASRFQGFEYSPEVLKKEVEVYKRFAERLEPFVCDTVHYMNESISQKKKVLVEGGQATMLDIDFGTYPFVTSSSPSAGGICTGLGIAPRVLGDVIGVVKAYTTRVGSGPFPTELLGEDGDLLRKAGQEFGTTTGRPRRCGWLDVVALKYVCQINGFSSLNLTKLDVLSDLSEIKLGVSYKHTNGTPMNSFPADLTDLEESKVEYESMPGWQADISSVRSYVDLPKAAREYVERIEELVGVPIHYIGVGPGRDALIYK, via the exons ATGAACATCAGCTCCGTGAAGCTAGAGACAAACCCTAGCGCAACCGCGTTCAGGTCTCtgaacggaaacgttcggggctaCACGACGACCGGCCTTCCTCACGTCTCTCTTCACCACCACTCATACCACCGGAGAAATGCTTCAATTGCATGTtcagcttctccgatcgtaaccCTGGAAGAAAGGAAGGGTGAAATACCGAGTCGAATCGGGTCATTAGGTCAGGTATCGGGAGTGTTGGGTTGCCAGTGGGGTGATGAAGGCAAAGGCAAGCTCGTTGACATCTTGGCAAAGCACTTCGACGTCGTTGCTCGTTGTCAG GGTGGAGCAAACGCCGGACACACTATCTACAACTCGGAAGGAAAGAAATTCGCGCTTCATCTTGTTCCCTCAGGGATTCTCAACGAGGAGACGATGTGTGTAATAGGAAATGGAGTTGTAGTCCATCTTCCTGGACTTTTCCAAGAAATTGACAACCTTGAATCCAATGGGGTTTCCTGTAAGGGAAGGATCTTAATTTCAGATCGAGCTCACTTATTATTCGATTATCATCAAGAAATAGATGGCCTTCGAGAAGCTGAGCTAGCTAAATCCTTCATCGGCACTACCAAGAGAGGAATCGGGCCATGCTACTCCAGCAAGGTCATCCGTAATGGCATAAGAGTATGCGACTTGAAGCATATGGACACCTTTCCAGATAAGCTTGATCTTTTGTTATCAGATGCAGCTTCAAGATTCCAGGGTTTTGAATACAGCCCGGAAGTACTCAAAAAAGAAGTTGAAGTGTATAAAAGATTTGCAGAGAGGTTGGAACCATTTGTTTGTGATACAGTTCATTACATGAATGAATCCATATCACAAAAGAAGAAAGTTTTAGTAGAAGGTGGTCAAGCAACTATGTTGGATATTGATTTTGGGACTTACCCTTTTGTCACATCTTCAAGTCCTTCAGCTGGTGGAATCTGTACAGGACTTGGGATTGCTCCTAGAGTCCTTGGTGATGTGATTGGTGTG GTAAAAGCATACACTACTAGAGTTGGGTCTGGACCTTTTCCTACAGAGCTACTGGGTGAGGATGGTGATCTTCTCCGGAAAGCTGGGCAGGAGTTTGGCACCACCACCGGCCGCCCTCGCCGTTGTGGTTGGCTTGATGTAGTTGCTCTGAAATATGTTTGTCAAATTAACGGGTTTTCTTCTCTGAATTTGACCAAACTTGATGTGTTATCGGATCTTTCTGAGATTAAGCTTGGTGTTTCTTATAAGCATACAAACGGGACACCTATGAATTCGTTTCCTGCTGATTTAACCGATCTTGAGGAGTCAAAG GTGGAATATGAAAGTATGCCAGGGTGGCAGGCTGATATTTCGTCTGTGAGGAGCTATGTGGATCTTCCAAAGGCTGCACGTGAGTATGTGGAAAGAATAGAAGAACTTGTTGGTGTTCCGATTCATTACATTGGTGTTGGACCTGGACGTGATGCTCTTATATACAAATGA